The DNA window tatCAATCTAGATGGTGGCCATTATACACCATTGAAAGCATATGCACAAAGTAAATTGGCAAATATTCTGTTTACCATTGAATTGGcaagaaaattttgtgaTACAAATATTCGTACTTATGCTGTACATCCAGGCTTGGTCAATACTGAACTTGGTCGTCATCTTAATGGTTTGGCATTATGTTtacttaatttttttcgtcgtaTGATTCTAATCACTCCAGAATTGGGTGCACAAACCACATTACATTGTGCATTCGATTCAAATATTAACGCTGATTCTGGTGGCTATTTTGCGTaagtattgattttttatgcTGAAAAATTTCTcgcaaaatttaattttttattccaaaaaaaaaacaaagaaattgCCGCCGAATCAAAAATATGGTGAAAAatgcaacaaacaacaacaatgatgctGAACGTCTTTGGCAATTAAGCTGTAAAATGTgtggaattgaaaatttcaaatgatccATCTGGATCTAAATAGCAAATATCGAACCGGTGGTTCACAAACACAAttcgatttttcattttgtttatttagttgttaatttattctttattttattttatctgaaacaaaaagtttatcaatgaaatatttgttttgttgttgttgttgttgttgtaaaaaaaatgtcatacaagttcaacaacaaaagtgaagaaaaaaaaacaaattcaaattacacactatggttgattgattattgtttgagGTAAAATTATATATGtcctatatatatgttttgttttatgtttttttatatttcattagATTATCATATAATTCATCACAATCTGTTTGTTTAACACGAATTAAAAATGTTACCGTTTGTTTATcaacatcagcatcatccactgaatcattattatcattgtttttcttctttttcttattgttgatcatttctAATAATGGTGGATTCGGTACACAAGTAATAAGAACACCTTTTCCTTTATCGGCTTTACTTATTggtaatgaatcaatcaatgcaatattcaataaaattgttcCCATATTTGTATCGGCACGAATCAATAATTGTGATTTACTACCACCACTactgccatcatcatcatcttcagtATTTTTCGGTGTTTTTATGTAAAGAAAACCCAATcctttttcaacaaaattatcattttttttatagtaCAATTTACACCTGTGcgaaacacaaaaacaacaaatcaattaattcagTCACAAAACGCCACCACCACTTACTTTTTCGTATAAACagcatcatcttcattatgtTCAAATGATTGAACTTTAGGTGGCTGTtcgccatcaccatcatcgccAGTAGTTTCAGTATTAGAATCTTCCACTTTTTTCACATTACTATCACCGAATGATGgaaatgatgttgaaatcGGATTTGGAAATGTAGTTGGAAATGATAGTTTCGGTTgttgatcaccatcatttttgttaccGAATGTTTTTatggaatcaaattttaatgatgaaaatcccgtattattaccaccactttgttttccatcattatcatctttagCAGAAGAATTATCTGCTTTAATACCAAACGAAAATAGCTCactattttgatttgatttctttgTCAATGTCGTAGCGgctgatgattgtgatgatgatgacaatgatggtattgtaaatgatgatgatttcatggTTGACTGAGaatccaatttttcatcggaaaccattttttgattattatcacctTTTTTTATGccaacatttttattatcctTTTCTGTATTTTCTGCAGATGTTTGCCGTTTTGTATCTGATTCcaacaatgacgatgatgatgacatttcaCGAAGTTTTTTACATTTTGCAATATATTCTTCACAAACTAATGTAAAATCATAGATTGATCTATAtatacatttgatgatgatatatatgaaacataaatagaaacaaacaaaaaaatatgaagaaaTGTTTACTCACTTTGGATTCGATGTATATTGAGAAATGTGTTCAACAAaactttcattcaatttattcaaatttgcCAAGAAAATTTCcgattttttatcatcatcattatcatggtGACCATTACTACCACCACTATTACTATTACTATCGGTGCCAGTTGTGGccgtcattttcatttcagctGATGATTTAGTGGTCAATGGAATGGTACTCATGTTATtaccattttgttttgtaccCAATCCGTCTTTAgatccaaatgaaaatgttgaattttttgtatcAGATTGAgtgatggtggttgttgcagcagcagcagcagaagaATCAGCAGcagtggttgttgttgttccaaaattgaatgtaaaatttgatgatgatgattttgtatcACCACCAAATGATGTGAAACCTGATTGTTTGagattaattttattatccaataattttcattaggaatgtatatttatttatttattattatacctTTAAATCCACTAAATACATTCGATGTTgccaacgatgatgatgatgatgatgatgaatctaaATTTCTTCGTTTAGCTTTAATTAATACACGATTTTTCAATACTTCTTGAGTGGccgtttgtttttcatcatcaattgatgataatgatggacaatgatcatgatcatcatcatcattattataattatcttTAGTCAATTGATATTCAGATGTTCGTTTGGACATTATTTTACAATCAATCACAAacagagaaacaaaaaaaatttttgggcaatttatatatcaaaaacaaatttcaacaCTTTGTGATGAACAactcaaatcatcatcaatattacaATCTCTATAGAGTGAACCTAATTATATAACTTTCTTCGTGggatttcgattttttttttttttttttttggtcgaacaacagaaaaaaaaacgttgtgAATCAGTGTTGTCGTCccaatatattcaataaaaatgccGGCGcctacacgcacacacacacacacacgcgtTATATTTGGAAAAGACAGAAGACATGAAAAAATGcctgtctttttttctttctttctttggcctcgattttttgattttgatggttGGATGTTGCTGCTTGTGCAAGCCatgcatatttttttttttttattataaaaaacaGCCTTGTTCTGTTCATAAACAATGTATTTTACCCTGTTTTCACAATTATGTACTAATGGATTTGTTGTTTGCtttgaatgataatctaGCTGTTCATATAATACATAATAATGTTATGCGTGAAAAGAATTCAGGAATCTAAATTCTTGTGATAATAGGGtagaacttttttttttttttttgcatttgtttttttttcatttctctctttttttcatatttgacACATGTTAGTGGcggtttatttttatttttacaaatCTTATTAGcttaaattcaattcgattcgatttgtcattcatcatcaaacaaaatatggTCATATCGTTGGATAATGAAATCTCGCCATATGAACCGTTTGGTCGTTCAATTATCGAATCGATACCGAATCCAAATTTAACATCACGTCAATCAAAATCTGATCGAAAtaattcatatgatgataatctagTGTCCgataatggtgaaaattttGCCTTTaacaatgattttattaCTGCCGAATTAGATCAATGTAGAGATTTatttcgatcaatcaatgaaacctatgatggttcatcatccaaaACGGCCACAAATATAACGGATCGATTTCCAATGGTGAGTTTTTCAGTAATAAATTTCATCCAAAAATTAATAGATTCGAAAATTAATTAGACTGATTTTTGGCGGCTACGAAAAACTCCCAAAGGTGAAGAGGAAATCTAtgtcaatttaaattcattgattcttaGCCATCGTccatcgaataataatggacAATCATTTTTGGATAAATCATTAACATTACCGGATAATATTATCGATGCTTTATGGTGTGATTTCACAATCACCGACGATAATAATCTAGCCATGTCGTCATCGATTggtaatgatcatcaacgtCATCATTACAGTAGAAAAAGGATGAAAATACTGAAAACATTATGCATATTGgatgatcattatcgtttACATATCCTATCAGATAatggtgattattatcaaaaacaTTTACCATTTCGTGTGGGAAAAATGGTGGCCACTATTGATCATGGTCTTTTATTCGAAAGAATAATTGGTTCAGAATCTCGAGAAATGCCAGATTTTCCggccatttattcattatcaaatccattgaatgatttatcaccagttttgatgatcatgcccaaatcatcatcatcatcatcatcaacagcacaATCGTTTTCGAATCAGCAACTAAAACtaatcaatattattgtggaaaaaaatttagccattttttattgttccCATAATAATTGTCATCAAATATATCAATTTCGTTCAGTAAAAGATAGGgatattcatcaattatttctacatcatcattatcaacagcagcaacaacaacaacaaaattatttgaatatttcgaataatcaaaaatctgttgataataataatcatatgatGGTAACACCGGAAAATCCTTGTAAAAGACAACAGCAATTTACTAATTTTGGtattacatcatcaataagTCGATCATTAAGTAATAATCTTATACAACAAATGGTACAAAAACAAGGTTCATCCacatcattaacaacaacatcgggTGGActtttacatcatcatcatcatcatcataataatcgaaattcatcatcaccacttTCAACACAATATCATTCACCATTACgtcattcatcatctttaatGCACCATCACCACATTCTTAATAAAATGGATGTAATAGATATACCACgtacaccatcaccatctgTATTAATGTCAAATCTAATAACGAGTCGTATGGATTCACCAATATCACCAAATCCATTAAATATTTATCATACAACAAATCCACGATTAACTGATCTAGATATTGAAATGTATCTAGATTCAAGCCGTAAtacaacattgatgattgattcacCAAATTtaaatagaatttttcaacCAAATTCTCCATTGAATATgaccaatcaatcattggCAGCACAATCCtcaccgtcatcatcactgatagtgaatatgaatggaacgatatcatcatcgatcaataCAAGTCGAACTATTGATCAATCGCCATCAACTATTGAAAGATCATCAGCTAGATTTTTgccaaatgaatttgaattggcTATGGAACATATTTGGTCCGAAACATCGATCCATCAGAGGTCATcaaacacaatcatcacatTCGATGGCAACAAAAGTTTTTATTACAAGGGATTTTCTTGGCCAAAATTATCTTGGTTTAGTCATCAATACAAATAATCGATCCAATGTTAATCtgatgttatcatcatcggattctgcaataaataataattcatcaatattgaaacTTATACGATTTGATCAGGCTTCAACAACCAATGAAGACtcaacaaataacaacagtgatgaaaaaatgaaatttaaatacATTTTTACAGCAACTAAAATATTTACAGTTAAAGATGCACAgccattaccatcattaagtatgatcattgttgttgatgagaCCAATACATTGATATTATATAGTGGTGTTTTTAAAGTTGCCATCATACATTTACAACAACCCACAATGTCATATCTAAtgttacaatcatcaattccaatggaatcttcatcatcatcaacaacaacacctgcaaaattatcatcatgtcatATTAGTTCTACCAAtgcaacaacattattaagaaattcattaaaatttcaaacaccaacaacaagtCCATTAATTGTAAATACTAATAATTTTACACCAGAATTAAGTGAATTATTGGAAttttcaccaccatcatcatctacaaaTAACATTACTGGTCAAACATCTCGTCTTTTgcattcatcaccatttgattattccacacaacaacaacagcagcaacagcaacaccagaatcatcattcacaaaaaatttcaagcgattttgttttcattcaa is part of the Dermatophagoides farinae isolate YC_2012a chromosome 9, ASM2471394v1, whole genome shotgun sequence genome and encodes:
- the Nup50 gene encoding nuclear pore complex protein Nup50, whose product is MSKRTSEYQLTKDNYNNDDDDHDHCPSLSSIDDEKQTATQEVLKNRVLIKAKRRNLDSSSSSSSSLATSNVFSGFKGFTSFGGDTKSSSSNFTFNFGTTTTTAADSSAAAAATTTITQSDTKNSTFSFGSKDGLGTKQNGNNMSTIPLTTKSSAEMKMTATTGTDSNSNSGGSNGHHDNDDDKKSEIFLANLNKLNESFVEHISQYTSNPKSIYDFTLVCEEYIAKCKKLREMSSSSSLLESDTKRQTSAENTEKDNKNVGIKKGDNNQKMVSDEKLDSQSTMKSSSFTIPSLSSSSQSSAATTLTKKSNQNSELFSFGIKADNSSAKDDNDGKQSGGNNTGFSSLKFDSIKTFGNKNDGDQQPKLSFPTTFPNPISTSFPSFGDSNVKKVEDSNTETTGDDGDGEQPPKVQSFEHNEDDAVYTKKCKLYYKKNDNFVEKGLGFLYIKTPKNTEDDDDGSSGGSKSQLLIRADTNMGTILLNIALIDSLPISKADKGKGVLITCVPNPPLLEMINNKKKKKNNDNNDSVDDADVDKQTVTFLIRVKQTDCDELYDNLMKYKKT